Within the Streptosporangiales bacterium genome, the region GCGGAGGGCCGTGGCGGGTTACCTCGTCGTCCGGGTCACGGGCGTGCTGCTCGCAGTGCTCGTCACCGGGCACTTCGCCGTCACGCACATCGTCGACGACGTCGCCGAGACCGACGCCTCCTTCGTCGCCGTGCGGTGGAGTTCTGCCCTGTGGCTGGTCTGGGACGCCCTGCTGCTCGCCTGCGCGCTTGCGCACGGGGCGAGCGGGGTGTGGATCGCCGTCGACGACTACGCGACCCCGCGTCGGCGGCGGCCGTGGCGTGCTCTGCTGGTCGCTCTGACGACCGTGTTGTTCGGGCTGGGGGCCGTTGTTCTCGTGGTCGGCGCGTTGCGGTAGGTC harbors:
- a CDS encoding succinate dehydrogenase hydrophobic membrane anchor protein; this encodes MTGTRRAVAGYLVVRVTGVLLAVLVTGHFAVTHIVDDVAETDASFVAVRWSSALWLVWDALLLACALAHGASGVWIAVDDYATPRRRRPWRALLVALTTVLFGLGAVVLVVGALR